In the Salvia splendens isolate huo1 chromosome 16, SspV2, whole genome shotgun sequence genome, atacatttcaataattaaacaaaaatatgaaaattattcAGCTAGAGTAACTCATTTGTGAAGGCGAGGCATTTGATAAACAGTGTAAGTAAAGGATAAAAAGGACTGAAAAGGAGGTCGCAGAGTTAAAAACGCAAAGGAAAGAGAGAAAACCAAGCGAAAAGACTCCTCAATCGGCGCCGGATTACGATCAGATCTCCGATTTAGACTATCTTCTCGCGTGCTTTCCGATGGAGAGTGAATTTGGACGAGGATAACTCACAAATTTGGACGAATGAGTGGCTATTAACTATAGAAAGACAGTAAATTAGATAAATAAGCATAGAGTAAATATTACggagtagtagtaatttttcgTTAtataaagtagtagtagtactaactAAAAAAGAATAACTCAGTTATAATTTAACGGAGGAAATAGTAGTCCTACTCCTCCAACCCCCATTATTTATCtcagttttctatttttaacCGTATCTtattaattatcttattttatatttaactTTTAATTATAGACCCTTCATTCtcctaatttatttttattaatattttattataatattagtaTGACTCACCTTTCAATAactttttcactcacttttttatatttcttaaaatgcgTGCCTAGTCAAAGCGAAACACGTACTCCATTAAAAGAGAGAAGGAGTAGTATATTAGTATTACTAGTAtttacacccgtgctatgcacgggacatataatttttaaataatgaatataaatttaataaaatatagaaactaagaattaaaaacaatataaagatttacaaaaacataaatgtgattataaataagtggagtaaaataaatgacaaataagAGATGTatgactaatgatcaaagagtataagttagttagaataagataCACAAATAAAGAACATGTTATTTGAGTAGAgattaaagagaaaaattagaaaacaaCATCAAACCAACCAATAGTTtataagttttgaaaaacttctttgtaaacaacattaacaGTAGCATCGCTTCTATTATCATCTTCAtctccacaaactaaaatcttgaGACCTCCACGACTCGTAACTCTAGATATAGCAACATACAATTGTCCATGACTGAACACTGGTTTTCgtaaaaataatccaacatgagACAGAGATTGACCTTGACTtttgttaatggtcattgcatacgaCACAACCAAAGGAAATTGTCGTCGTTGGAATTTGAATGGCAACCTTGGATCAGATGGTATTAAAGACATTCGGGGAATCAAAACTTTATGACCAACATTATGGCCACCCAATACTTGTCCCTCCAAAACATAATCACCCAAACGCGTAATTACCAGTCTGGTGCCATTACACAATCCATTCGAGTGATCTATATTCCTTAACAATATCACAAGAGTACCAACTTTCAACAACAATTCATGATTATATGTACATGAACACTTGAACTTATTCAAAAATTCAACAGAATGTATCTCAGCTAAGCCATTTGAGGTCAAATCTGAGTTTGAGATACTATCAGAACTCAAATAAACTCGACCCTGAGACTGATTCAACGACATCATGAATTGGTTAACCTCATCAACAACCTCTAAAGTATGAGCAAGTATGGCACGCTCATGCAAACAATTACTCAACTCTTCATGATTCATATAGGACGGATATATCGTTGAAACAATTGTTCTAAGAGGATCCCCAGAATTAGACAAAACAATGTCTGAAAGGAGATCAATAGTCACTTCGCCATCATTTGGACCACCAACAACTCCATCTCCAATAGAAGCAACCCAAGAAGAAAATTCCTTCAATCGTGAAACTTCATCAGAAGATGCAGCACTCAAAAGTCGCATGTTTTTGGTCAACCTCAGAACTGTGCAATTCCTCCAAAGATATGAAGAGTTAATAGCGGCATTCACAACATCTTGCCTACTACCCTTAGGAACAACTGATAAGATTTGTCCGAAGTCACCATCAAAAACTACTGTTTTTCCGCCAAAGGGTTTGTCTGTACTGAGCTCATTACATACACGCATGATATCTCTGAAAGTCATATCCACGGCTTGTACGCAATGTTTATGAATCATCGGAGCTTCATCCCATATGATAAGCTTAGCTCTTACAATCAGTTCAGCAAGTGCACTCCCTGGTTTTATATTGCACATAGAATCTTCATTAACAATGATGGGAATCTTAAATCAAGAATGAACTGGTCTACCTCCAGGCAAAAGTAAAGAAGCTATGCCATTGGATGCCACGTTTAAAACAATATCACCCTTAGAACGGATCCCGGCTAACAAAAACTTCCATATAAAAGTTTTACCAGTACATCCATTGCAGTAATAGTATCATGAACGGATCCCGGCTAATTTAAGACATAATCGAGCAAAACACCCAAATTGAAACCTTTAAGTATTAAATGAGTATATATttaaatctcaatataatacCCAAGTAGTACATTAATACCCATAATAAAGCCCAAAAATTAtggaatacataaattaataaaccCCCATCCTAAAAGTGGCGTcccttctctctttctcctccATCATAAATTAATAAACCCCCATCATAAATTAATAGCACCTCTTTTTAGCTCGAAATAGTATAAGGCGCAATACTAAAAAATACAATTTCAACAGTTACATGGCCAAATTTCTCCGACGGAAAGTGAGTTGGGGAAAGAGATTGgaagacatgaaaaatgaagCTAAAATATGGTGTATTTATAGAGTGGAAACTATGAatagaaacaaaaattaaataaaaaactatcaaattataGTCTAGGTGCCTGCAATACTTCTTTTGTCAGCgaagaattttaattttatttccttttcgcTTCGTCCATATATAATGATCTCATTTTACTCTTTTA is a window encoding:
- the LOC121770123 gene encoding ATP-dependent DNA helicase PIF1-like codes for the protein MCNIKPGSALAELIVRAKLIIWDEAPMIHKHCVQAVDMTFRDIMRVCNELSTDKPFGGKTVVFDGDFGQILSVVPKGSRQDVVNAAINSSYLWRNCTVLRLTKNMRLLSAASSDEVSRLKEFSSWVASIGDGVVGGPNDGEVTIDLLSDIVLSNSGDPLRTIVSTIYPSYMNHEELSNCLHERAILAHTLEVVDEVNQFMMSLNQSQGRVYLSSDSISNSDLTSNGLAEIHSVEFLNKFKCSCTYNHELLLKVGTLVILLRNIDHSNGLCNGTRLVITRLGDYVLEGQVLGGHNVGHKVLIPRMSLIPSDPRLPFKFQRRQFPLVVSYAMTINKSQGQSLSHVGLFLRKPVFSHGQLYVAISRVTSRGGLKILVCGDEDDNRSDATVNVVYKEVFQNL